From the genome of Chloroflexota bacterium:
TCTTCAGACATCCTGGATAACGCCCTCAACCTCCAGCTCCTCCAGGCGATAGACATCCTGGAGGAAGACTTGGATATCCTCACCAAAGTCGTCACCAAGCGGGCCATTGAGCATAAGCACACCCTCGTGATGGCCCGCACCCACGGCGTCCACGCCGAGCCCACCACCTTTGGGATGAAGCTCCTTGTCTGGGTGGAGGAGCTGAAGCGCAACGCCGAGCGGTTGAAAGAGGCCCGCAGGCAGATCGCCGTCGGCAAAGTCTCCGGAGCCGTCGGCAGTCATGCCACCGTGCCGCCCAGGGTGGAAGAGCTCGCCTGCAAGCGCCTCGGCCTGGCCGTCGCCCCCGCCTCCACACAGATTATCCAGCGCGACCGCTATGCCCACCTTATCTCCACCATCGCCATCATCGGCGCGTCGCTGGAGAAGTTCGCCACTGAGGTCCGCGCCCTCCAGCGCACCGAGCTTCACGAGGTGGAGGAGCCCTTCAGCGAAGGCCAGACCGGCTCGTCCGCCATGCCCCACAAGCGCAACCCGGAGCTGAGCGAGCGTGTCTGCGGCCTCGCCCGGCTCCTGCGCGGCCACAGCGTCACTAGTCTGGAGAACGTCGCCCTCTGGCATGAGCGCGATATCAGCCACTCCTCCGCCGAGCGTATCATCATCCCGGACTCCTGCTATGCCCTCGATTACATGCTCGACCTCTTCACCTTCATCATGAAGGGCCTGCGCACCTTCCCCGAGCGCATGCAGAAGAACCTAGAGGCCGGCAAGGGCCTCGTCTTCTCCCAGCGCGTCCTCCTCGCCCTCATCGAAAAGGGGATGACACGCCAAGACGCCTACAAGGTCGTCCAGAAGAATGCCATGGCGACGTGGGAGTCAGAGAAGAGCTTCAAAGATATGCTGCGCGCCGATAGGATCATCGCCAAGCAGCTTCCCGGCAAAGCCCTAGACGCCCTCTTCGACTACCGCTACTACACCAAGCACGTGGACGAGGTCTTCAAGCGGGTGGGACTGTAACCTAACCTAGGGGTGATTGCCAGTCGCCTTCCATCTGGAATTGTAGGCTATACCATGCGCCGGTTCGCCATCGCTGCCCTTCTCCTCGCCCCCCTCACCCTCTCCTCTTGCGCCGGCGATGACTCTGTTCCATCCCCAACTGCTCCTCCCACCCTCGCTTCCACCGCCGCCCAGCCTCAGCCTATCCCAACACCCGTTCCCCCCGCCACCTTTCTCCCCACCGCTGTTTGCGCCCCGGGCAGGCTGACGCCCGCCCAGACGGAAGGCCCGTACTTCAAGACAGGCTCGCCCCAGCGGATTACCCTCATCGAACCTGGGCTGGCCGGCACTCGGCTCATCGTGACGGGCTACGTGGTGAGCCCCGATTGCCGTCCCGTGGCCAACGCCCGCATGGAGTTCTGGCACGCCGATGCCCAAGGGAGCTATGACAACACCGGCTA
Proteins encoded in this window:
- a CDS encoding adenylosuccinate lyase; this translates as MIDRYSRPAMKRVWSDKTKYDIWLKVEVAVCEAWAELGAIPRSAMPGIRKASYSLAEIEEAFAETKHDVTAFLRSVQKSVGPDSRFIHMGLTSSDILDNALNLQLLQAIDILEEDLDILTKVVTKRAIEHKHTLVMARTHGVHAEPTTFGMKLLVWVEELKRNAERLKEARRQIAVGKVSGAVGSHATVPPRVEELACKRLGLAVAPASTQIIQRDRYAHLISTIAIIGASLEKFATEVRALQRTELHEVEEPFSEGQTGSSAMPHKRNPELSERVCGLARLLRGHSVTSLENVALWHERDISHSSAERIIIPDSCYALDYMLDLFTFIMKGLRTFPERMQKNLEAGKGLVFSQRVLLALIEKGMTRQDAYKVVQKNAMATWESEKSFKDMLRADRIIAKQLPGKALDALFDYRYYTKHVDEVFKRVGL
- a CDS encoding intradiol ring-cleavage dioxygenase, with amino-acid sequence MRRFAIAALLLAPLTLSSCAGDDSVPSPTAPPTLASTAAQPQPIPTPVPPATFLPTAVCAPGRLTPAQTEGPYFKTGSPQRITLIEPGLAGTRLIVTGYVVSPDCRPVANARMEFWHADAQGSYDNTGYRLRGHLFTDRDGLYRLETIMPGLYPGRTRHIHVKVLPQTGPGLTTQTYFPNEPSNARDGIFDANLVMALQETNDGRLARYDFVVSVSP